In Scomber japonicus isolate fScoJap1 chromosome 19, fScoJap1.pri, whole genome shotgun sequence, a single genomic region encodes these proteins:
- the LOC128380669 gene encoding amyloid-beta A4 precursor protein-binding family A member 1-like — protein sequence MSHKYQGEAMGEAGEEHKAASVPQRSRQPNGTTPGEPPVRRSWRPCQMLNQDGEPNPHHHHHHHHHHPPHHHHPPTSRGPPRHRRRPTSGQGQGQSQAQSPGFVPEVAPSNESRDNEPRAVQLPRPAVARYRRHGDPNPRFRGHRQRQPIREKQDSSPDADKKEGPAYEQVQESLPENPLKNQLQDRGSPHQTPIAVVTPTHLSLGPETSNMQGTPPAEMEEDLQECQVECEEESQEVEEKDEEQEQAEDDGDQQSTPGHSSCSHDNMQTVDEGAEEHAERVEEDQEEGMDDVVEDIAAQGSEITDLCSDTESAASLSMDGPLHSPPPLHSPTPPSSPDAPPFPQLDHFSEDNSMSPLPDHDLIPEEEEEEEEDEEEEDDEDCSESCSLSHSTSCSESYPKTYADFYTESHQKSYSEPDFESYSEPISHPNSFPEPLKTSYPELHREPRRRCGWRTESDEAQQESYQEPLSSHRQENVLKGAPNPSIKGSHHAPRQGRDRSSHHSPLDRSVGCRLHHYDGQSDGEGNSANQSPIPKSRRHASKQAETQARSPSSGQSSSGEAQDERNMLGVTAGEEGTKGSGDAISLAIKDIKEAIEEVKTKTIRSPYTPDQPVEPIWVMRQEASPTEDVYPLQPSSSPQSPSQSVSESPSRYAPVPVREPVSPQKAESSRALPPQHYHQQQPQHNHHHHKGHQSQQQQRETVRPPQTYTQPQTYAQPQTYAQPQPYAHMPPNQHQHQQRQQQRQHQQHHQQHHQQHHQQHHQPHPQLPPQQPRPQVQPQSPPKQPSIQEIRRSLPPFPTFVDVPGPCDPEDLIDGIIFAATYLGCTHLLSERTPTKSARMQQAQEAMSRVRAAQKQAKNRKKSPDGEGPSTAEVDLFMSTQRIKVLNADTQESIMDLPLRTISYIADIGNMVVLMARGKMVRSRSAQDNLDNTAEHTTMTHDDRRLYRMICHVFESEDAQLIAQSIGQSFSVAYQEFLRANGIDPEDLSQREYSDLLNTQDMYNDDLIHFSKSENCRDVYIEKQKGEILGVVIVESGWGSILPTVIIASMMHAGPAEKSGRLNIGDQIMTINGTSLVGLPLSTCQSIIKGLKSQSRIKMNIVRCPPVTMVLIRRPDLRYQLGFSVQNGIICSLMRGGIAERGGVRVGHRIIEINSQSVVATPHEKIVQILSNAMGEIHMKTMPAAMYRLLTAQEQPVYI from the exons ATGAGCCATAAATATCAGGGAGAGGCAATGGGGGAAGCAGGTGAGGAGCACAAGGCGGCCTCAGTGCCTCAGAGGAGCCGTCAACCCAATGGGACGACACCCGGGGAACCTCCTGTACGTCGATCCTGGAGGCCATGTCAGATGCTCAACCAGGATGGGGAACCGaaccctcatcatcatcaccatcatcaccatcaccatcctcctcaccaccaccacccacccacAAGTCGTGGGCCCCCACGGCATCGCCGACGGCCTACATCAGGACAAGGGCAGGGCCAAAGCCAGGCTCAGAGTCCTGGTTTTGTCCCGGAGGTGGCTCCTTCTAATGAAAGTCGTGACAATGAGCCTCGCGCTGTACAGCTACCCCGCCCTGCTGTCGCCCGTTACCGTCGTCATGGTGACCCTAACCCCAGGTTCAGAGGTCACAGACAgaggcagccaatcagagagaaaCAGGACTCTTCACCTGATGCAGACAAGAAAGAAGGTCCAGCATATGAGCAGGTGCAGGAAAGCCTACCAGAAAATCCTCTAAAGAACCAGTTGCAGGACAGGGGATCTCCTCACCAGACTCCCATCGCTGTTGTCACTCCCACCCACCTCTCACTAGGTCCAGAAACTTCTAACATGCAAGGAACTCCTCCTGCTGAGATGGAGGAGGACCTCCAAGAGTGTCAAGTAGAGTGTGAAGAGGAGTCACAGGAAGTTGAGGAGAAGGATGAAGAACAAGAACAGGCAGAGGACGATGGAGACCAGCAATCAACCCCAGGTCACTCCAGCTGCAGCCATGACAACATGCAGACAGTTGATGAAGGAGCAGAGGAACATGCTGAGAGGGTGGAGGAGGAtcaggaagaaggaatggatgATGTAGTGGAGGACATTGCAGCTCAGGGAAGTGAAATTACTGATCTCTGCTCTGACACAGAGAGTGCTGCTTCGCTCAGTATGGACGGACCTCTCCACAGTCCGCCACCGCTCCACTCACcaactcctccttcctcccctgaTGCTCCACCTTTCCCCCAGCTGGACCACTTCAGTGAGGACAACAGTATGAGCCCTCTGCCTGACCATGACCTGATacctgaagaagaggaggaagaagaagaagacgaagaggaagaagatgatgaggatTGCTCGGAATCATGCTCACTGTCCCACTCCACTTCCTGCTCTGAATCTTATCCAAAAACCTATGCAGACTTTTATACAGAGTCCCACCAAAAGTCTTACTCTGAGCCGGACTTCGAGTCGTACTCTGAGCCAATATCCCATCCTAACTCTTTTCCTGAGCCCCTTAAGACCTCCTACCCTGAGTTACACAGAGAACCTCGCAGGCGTTGTGGTTGGAGGACTGAGTCCGATGAGGCGCAGCAGGAGTCCTACCAAGAGCCCCTTTCCAGCCATAGACAGGAGAATGTACTAAAAGGGGCTCCGAATCCCTCCATCAAGGGCTCCCATCATGCCCCAAGGCAGGGCAGAGACCGCAGTTCACATCACTCCCCTCTGGACCGCTCTGTTGGCTGCCGGCTGCACCACTATGACGGTCAGTCTGATGGAGAGGGGAACAGCGCCAATCAAAGCCCCATTCCTAAAAGTCGTAGGCATGCTTCCAAACAAGCGGAAACCCAGGCTAGGAGCCCCTCGTCTGGGCAGAGCAGCTCCGGTGAGGCCCAGGATGAGCGAAACATGTTGGGTGTCACAGCTGGTGAGGAAGGTACGAAGGGCTCAGGAGATGCCATCAGCCTGGCGATTAAAGACATCAAGGAGGCAATTGAGGAGGTTAAGACGAAGACAATACGTTCCCCCTACACACCTGACCAGCCTGTGGAACCGATTTGGGTGATGAGGCAGGAGGCCAGCCCCACAGAAGATGTATACCCACTGCAGCCATCG TCCTCTCCTCAGTCCCCCTCTCAATCAGTGTCCGAGTCTCCGTCCCGATACGCTCCAGTTCCAGTGCGGGAGCCAGTTAGTCCTCAGAAAGCCGAATCATCCAGAGCCCTTCCTCCCCAACATTATCACCAACAGCAACCCCAGCAcaatcatcatcaccacaaaGGCCAccagtcacagcagcagcagagggagacTGTGAGGCCACCACAGACGTACACGCAGCCGCAGACGTATGCACAGCCGCAGACATACGCGCAGCCGCAACCTTACGCGCACATGCCTCCcaatcagcatcagcatcaacAACGTCAACAACAACGTCAACATCAACAGCACCATCAACAGCACCATCAACAGCATCATCAACAGCATCATCAACCGCATCCGCAGCTTCCACCTCAACAGCCGCGGCCACAAGTACAGCCACAGTCGCCCCCAAAGCAGCCGTCTATCCAGGAG ATTCGCAGATCTCTTCCCCCATTTCCCACATTTGTGGACG TCCCAGGACCATGTGACCCCGAAGACCTCATCGATGGGATCATCTTTGCAGCGACTTACCTGGGCTGCACCCACCTGCTGTCAGAGAGGACGCCCACAAAGAGCGCCCGCATGCAGCAGGCACAGGAGGCCATGAGCAGAGTCCGG GCTGCTCAGAAACAGGCGAAGAACAGGAAAAAG AGCCCCGACGGTGAGGGTCCGTCGACCGCCGAGGTGGATCTGTTCATGTCCACGCAGAGGATCAAAGTCCTCAATGCAGACACTCAG GAGTCTATAATGGACCTGCCATTGAGGACGATCTCCTACATAGCAGACATCGGTAACATGGTGGTGCTGATGGCCCGGGGGAAGATGGTCCGATCCCGCAGCGCACAGGACAATTTGGACAACACCGCCGAGCACACCACCATGACCCACGACGACAGGCGGCTGTACAGGATGATCTGCCACGTCTTCGAGTCTGAAGAT GCCCAGCTGATAGCTCAGTCCATAGGTCAGTCTTTCAGCGTCGCCTACCAGGAGTTCCTCAGGGCCAATGGCATCGACCCCGAGGACCTGAGCCAGAGGGAGTACAGCGACCTGCTCAACACTCAGGACATGTACAACGACGACCTCATCCACTTCTCCAAGTCAGAGAACTGCAGAGAT GTTTACATTGAGAAGCAGAAGGGGGAGATCCTGGGTGTGGTGATAGTGGAGTCTGGCTGGGGCTCCATCCTCCCCACCGTCATCATCGCCAGCATGATGCACGCCGGTCCGGCTGAGAAGTCCGGTCGACTCAACATCGGAGACCAGATCATGACCATCAATGGGACGAGCCTGGTGGGTCTACCGCTCAGCACCTGTCAGAGCATCATCAAG GGTCTAAAGTCTCAGTCCAGGATCAAGATGAACATCGTCAGGTGCCCACCCGTCACCATGGTGCTCATCCGCAGGCCGGACCTCAGATACCAGCTGGGCTTCAGTGTCCAGAACGGCATT ATCTGCAGCCTGATGAGGGGGGGCATCGCTGAGAGAGGAGGCGTCCGTGTCGGTCACCGCATCATTGAGATCAACAGCCAGAGCGTCGTAGCGACGCCTCACGAGAAGATCGTTCAGATCTTGTCCAACGCCATGGGAGAG ATCCACATGAAGACGATGCCTGCAGCCATGTACCGTCTGCTAACAGCACAGGAGCAACCTGTCTACATCTGA